The DNA region ATTCAGGCTCGACACATGCTGATCGCGCTGAAGACCGACGCCACTGTTCCAGCTGCGGTCGCCGAAAGGCACCGAGTTGGCCACGGTGGCGTCTTCCACACCCGGGATCTCGCGAAGAGCGGCCAGATCCGCGAGGGTGCGTGCATGCATGTCGGTGTGGATACCGATGTCACCCACTTCGATACGCACCAGACGTTCTTCGTCGACACCACTGGGCGTGTCCATCCACGCCAGCCGGTCGCGCACCAGGAAAACCGCGTTGCAGACGATCGCGCACGTCAGGGCGATCTGCAGAACGAGCAGCGTGCAGGTGAAGCGATGGCGTCGCAGTGTGGAGAGGATAGGTCCGATCTGCATGTTCATGTCATTGACTCTTCAGCTGCAGCGCGGGCGTGATGCTGCACGCGCGCCAGGCGGGAAGCAGGCCGGCGATCAACGTAGCGATCACCGAAAGCAGCAACGTGGCGACGAGCATGGCCAGATCGAGATGAGCCAGCCGGGCGAACGCATCGGGCTGCCTTCGCACCAGGGCGAGTCCGGCCCACGCGAGGATCAGCCCACCCACGCCTCCGGCCACACCGATCAGGCCGGCCTCGGTGAGCAATTGCGCAAACACGCTGCGCCGTGACGCGCCCAGTGCCCGCCGCACACCGACTTCGCCGGCGCGTCGCATGAATTTGGCCAGCATCAGCCCCACGGTGTTGACCAGGCACACGACAAAAAATCCGAGGGCAAGCCACACCTGCAGGCGGACGTCACTCGGAACGACCTTCTGCTCTTCCAGGAAAGCGAGCAGGCCGGTCACCTCCGGGTGCTGGGGACGCTGAAAACGGCCAAGCGCCGCCTGCTCGTGCGCGTAGCCATCGAGGTAGCGACGATACGCTTCGAGGTGCGCCGCACTGTCGAGCTGCACCCAGTACTGCAGCCAGGTGCACGAGGCACGTTCCATCTCGTTTTCGGCGGTCGATCCCTCGCCCCAGCAGCTGATCCCACCGTCTCGGCCCATCTCCAGCGCGCGGGCCGTCGAGAGCGGGACGAACACGCCTTCGCTGCCCGAAAAGCTGCCGGTATAGATATCGTAGAAATGCGGCACGGGTCGCCAGACATCGAGCACGCCGATGATGCGAAGATCCGCCCCGTTAGCGCGTATCGTCCGGCCGACGCTGTTGGTGCCGCCGAACAGCCGGGCGTTCAGATCGGCGCCGATCACGGCCACGTGTGCCCTGGACTCGTCCTCCGCATCGCTCCACGGCTGCCCGTAGCGGAATGGCACAGCGAACATCGGGAAGAAGTCCGCCGTCGTATAGCGCGCGTGCTCGATAAACGGATCCATGGCCTGGTCGTCGGACTGGACCGGTACCGTGCCACCCACCATCAGGGCCTGCCGGTCCGCCCGACGGTCCTTCAGCAAGCGCATGCCGTCGATCCAGGTCACCTGCACGGGGAGCTTCGTATCCTCCGCGTGGCTCAGATCGCGAGGGTCCATCCGGGGCATGTAGATCGATCCACTGCGTTCCGGCAGCGGATCCCCCGACAGCACGTGCAGGACGGTCAGGGTGGTCATGCTCGCGCCGATCCCCAGCGCGACGGCGAGAATCATGAGCGCCGTCAGCGCCCTGCTCCGCCTCAGGCTGCGAAAGGCGAGTTCCAGGTAGTAGGCGAACATCGATACACCCACGCGTCAGACGCTCCGCGTCGCTTCGACGGGCGACACCCGCGAGGCGCGCAACGCCGGCGCGAACACCGCCGCCTGACCGAGGCCGAGCAGCGCGACCACACCGACCATGACGTACGTGAACGAAAGCCGCTTCATCTCGAAATGCGTGAACATCCACTGGCTCAGCCCCAGCGCGAGCATCGTGCCGACGACCACGCCGGCGAGCGCGATCAGGAAGTTCTCGGTCATGAAGTAACTGAGGATATCGCTGCGCTTCGCCCCCAATGCGCGCCGCACACCGATCTGCTTACGCCGCTGCCCGACCCAGAAGCTGGACAGGCCCACGATGCCCGCCGCCGTGATGGCCAGCAGCACGCCGCAGACGACGCTCATCAGGATCGCCATGCCGCGATCCGCCTCATAGGCGTTCGCACGTACCGTTTCGAAGGTACGGATGCCGTATTTTTCGGGAAGGACACGCATGCGGTTGACGTCGAACAGGACTTTGGGAACGCTCTTGAATACGGCGTCCTGCTGGCCCGGCTTGGTACGGATCATGAAACTCTGTCCGCCGTCGTTGAACGTCAGCGGCATGATCGTCACGCTGTCCATGAAGTCCATGTCGACCCACGGAACGGTCAGCTTCGCCACGATGCCGATGATGGTCGACGGCTTCCCGCCTCGGTAATAGATGACCTTGCCCAGCGCATCGCCGTTGGGGAAAAGTTTGTCGGCCAGCGTCTTGGTCACGATCACCTGCGGCGGGGACGGCGACTCCTGGCGCTCGAACGAGCCGACCTCGGAAGCCGTGAAATTCCGGCCGGCGATGAGCTGCACGCCCAGCGTCTTGAGCGTGTGCTCGTCGCCGAAGTAAAGCGCGGTCTGCGCGCCGCCCTTGGTCGCATCCGGTGCCGTGCGCGCCGTCAATGACCAGCCACCCCGGCGCAGCGGATACGTATTGGTGACATACGCATCTTCCACGCCGGGCATGGCGCGAATGGCCTGGATGTCCGTCCTGATGATCGGAAGGTAGGTCGAGGGCGCGCCTACATACCGGTTCTGCACGGCGATCAGGTTCGACTCATTCATGCCTGTGGGACGGTTCGCCCGTTCGACGCGCTCATGCACGATGAACAGGGCATTGCAGACGATGGCCAGGGTCAGCGCGATCTGCAGCGCGATGAGGATGGTGCCGGCCTTATGCCGACGCAGCGCGGCGAGGATGGGAAGTATCTGCACGATGAAATCCTCAGTTCGACTTCAGCTGCCAGGCGGGCTGCACTTGAGCGGCGCGCCAGGTCGGATAGAAAGCGGCGATGATCGACGCGGCGATCGACACCACGAGCGTGAGCAGCACGAGCATCGGGTCCAGTGTGGCCAGCCGGGCGATGGGCTCGGGGAAGACCAGTCCCACGCCGAGCACACCCAGCCCGGTAAGAATCAGGCCCAGGACGCCCCCTGCGACGCCGATCGTGCCCGCCTCGATCAGGAACTGCGCGTAGATATGCAGCCGTGACGCGCCCAGCGCCCGGCGAACGCCGATTTCAGGTGCCCGACGCATGAACTTCGCCAGCAGCAGGCCGACCGTGTTGACCAGGCAGATCACCAGGAAGCCCAGCGATACGACCAGCGACACCTGCGACTCCGGCGGAACGACGTTCTGCACCGACAACCAGTCCATCACGTCACGCACGCGCCCGTTGGGTGCCCAGCGAAAACGGCCAGCACGTTGTTGTTCGGCGCCATAGCCGGCGATGTACTGACGGTAGGACTCCGCCGCGGCACGGGTCGGCAGCTCCGCCCAGAGCGACAGCCAGATGCACTCGGAACGCAGATAGTTGTCCCAGCCTTCACCGGGATCGGCGACACAGTTGTTGTTGCCACTATTGGGCAGTTTGAGATCGACAGCCCGGTTGAATGGCACATACACCGAGGCGCCATCGTTGAACCCGCTCGTATTGGGCACGTCGAAGAACAGCGGCTGCGGCGCCCAGTCCTGGATCACGCCGCTGATGCGGAACAGATGGCCATCGATGTTGATCTGCTTGCCAACGCTCTGGCCGCCGTCGAACAGCTTGTCGTTCAGCGTCTTCGAGATCACAGCGACGCTGGCATGGCGCTCGTCGTCGTCCAGCGTCCATGCCTGTCCCTGGATGAAGGGCACATCGAACATCGGGAAGAAGTCGGCACCTGTCGCGTACGCACCTTCGCGCACCGGTAGACGGCTCGGGTCTTCCGGGATCACGGAAATGCCGATCGGATAGGTCACCGTCTGCCGTTCGGCCTTGTGTGCCCGCAGCAGCGCCATCGCGTCCTGGTACGACAATGCCGGGGGTGGCTCGCCCTTCTCCGTATTCTCGGGACCCCAGTTGTCGACCTGCACGTTGTAGAGCACGGCCGACTTCTGTGGAATCGGATCCCGCGACGTCGCGCGGAACACCGAGTACGTCGTCATCGACGCGGCCACGCCGAAGCCGATGGCCATCACCATCAGTGCGGTGAGGACCGGGTTGCGCCGCAGGCTGCGCATACCGAGTTGGAGGTAGTAACTGAACATGGACGGATTCCCCCGGAGAAGCGGCGGTACGATCAGGAGTGGGCGACGTTGGGATGCGAGTGGAAGCGCGGTTCTTCAGCGAGGTCGACCACCTGGCCGTCGATCACGTGGACGTTGCGCTGCGCGCGTGCGGCGAGTTCCGGATCGTGAGTCACCATGACGATGGTGGCGCCTTCACGGTGGATCTCTTCCAGCAGTTCCATCACGCCGCGGGCCATCTGCGTATCGAGGTTACCGGTCGGTTCGTCGGCCAGAAGAAGACGCGGTGAGCCGGCGAGTGCGCGGGCGATGGCGACACGCTGCTGCTGACCGCCGGAGAGTTCGGCCGGGTAATGCCTCGCGCGCGAGGCCAGGCCGACACGCTCGAGCGCGTCCATGATGCGCTGCTTGCGCTCGGCGGCTTTCATGCCGCGATAGCGCAGCGGCACTTCGACGTTGTCGAACACGTTGAGGTCGGGGATCAGGTTGAACGCCTGGAAGATGAAGCCGATCTTCTCGTTGCGGATCTTCGAGCGGGCGTTATCGTCGAGCTTGCTCACTTCGACGCCGTCCAGGTGGTACTCGCCACCGGTGAACGTCTCGAGCAGGCCGGCGATGGTGAGGAAGGTGGTCTTGCCCGAGCCGGACGGTCCGGTGACGGCCACGAACTCGCCTTCCTTCACATCGATGTTGAAGTCGCGCAGGGCGTAGGTCTCGACGACTTCCGTGCGGTAGACCTTGGCGAGATGGTTCATCTTGAGCATGACGTTTCCCTCGGTGGATGAATGGTTGGAACGGTTAACGGCTGATGGCGATGTGCTTGGCGGTGCCAAAGGTGTCCGCCCCGGAGATGACGATCTTGTCGCCCTCCTTCAGGCCGTCCAGAATCTCGACCTTGTCGATGCTGCTGGCACCGACACGGATATCGCGACGATCGGCCATGCCGTCGGCCACGACGTAAGCGTAGCGGCCGGCGCTTTCGTCCACGAACGAGCCGCGCTCGACGGTCAGTACGTTGTCGCGTTTGTCGAGCAGGATACGCACGGACATGCGCTGGCTCTGGCGCAGCTGCTTGGGTGTATCGCCGTCGAAACGCAGTCGCGCCGCGACTTCGCCATTGACCACCTCGGGCGAGATCGCGCTCACCTTCCCGTCCCACACCTTGCCGTTACCGGTGATCTCACCGGGCATGCCGATCGCGAGGTCGCGCGCGAAGCTCTCCGGCACTTTCATCTCGACTTCGAGGGCGGACAGATCGATGACGCTCAGCAGCTGGGCATCCTTGGCGACCGTGGCGCGCTCGGCGATGAACAGCTGACCGACCTGCCCGTCGACGGGCGACTTCACGTTGAGGTCGTCGACCTGGCGCTCGAGGTCTTTCACCAGCAGCAGCTGACGGTCGTGGGCCAGCTTCTTCGACTGCACGTCGAAAGTCAGGCTGTCGTTATCCGTCGCCAGGTCGGACTTCGCGTGCTTCGTGGTGATCGCCGCCTTATCCAGCGTGGACTTGGCCTTCTCCACTTCGGCGGCCGGCACGGCACCCTTGTCGAACGCGCTCTGGTAGCGCTTGAGGTCACGCTCGGCGGCGGTCTGATCGATGGTCGCGTTATCGAACGCCTTCTGCAGCTCGGAGCGCTTCTTCGTCGCGTCGATCTGCGCGCGCAGGAACTCCACTTCCATCGCATCGGCCGCCGACTGCTCCTGCGCGAGCTTGCTGGTGAGTTCGGGGCTGGTGATGACGGCGAGCGGCTGATTCTTCGTCACCACGTCGCCCGCATGCACTTTCAGCACGACCGCACCGGCGGACGCGGCATACATCGTCGGGCTCACGGCGGCGACCACTTTGCCTTCCGCCGCGATGTCGCGAACGAAGGGGCCACGGGTGACGGTGCCGAACGAGAGGCGCGAGGCGCTGACCGACGAATCCGCGGAGAACATCGTCGCGACCTTCGGCGCCGCGAAAACGAGTGCGGCCATGACCACCACGCCCGCGCCACCGAGCAGCAGTTTGCGCCGATGGCTCGGGCGGACTTCGACGAGGCGGTCCTGTGCGGAGGTGTCGCGGATCATGTTGGGTATCCCTGGTGATTTCCAGGGAGTAGCAGCAAGCGGCGTGCCAACACGAAATACTAAATCAGATCATAGCCTTGCAAGGAATCCGGCGTGTGAGACGTGTGTCCGCGGACAAAGTGTCCGGACACCCGCGGGTGGCGGACACGTCCGCGCGAGGCATCAGCCAGCGATGCCCACGGATTCGGACATCGCGATATCCCGCGCCACACCGTGGCCGAGCGTGGATATGCATGCGTCGCGCGCACCAAGCACCGTGAAGCCACTCATCCGTCGGCGGGTGAAGGTGAGCACGCGCGCGCGCGATGCACGCAACCATTCGCGGTTCGGCGATCGCCGCGCCGGCGCCGCGATCGGTGAGGCGTCGGCGAACAGGCCATCCCAGGCGAGGTAGTCCGTGTCGGGCAGCAGATAGATGCGGGCGACGGTGTCGCCTTCGGCGCTGACGCAGTCGATCCACTCGCGCGGCCCTTCCGCCGTGATGGCGCAGGTCAGGCCCACGTAGCGGGCGACCAGCAGTGGCGCCAGATCGGCCGATTCCACGAGGCAGCCGTCGGCGGCCGGCGCGCTGAGCGCACAGCCGGACAGCGGCGGTGCCAGGTACAGCACACCGCCCAGCTGCCCCAGGCCCTCGAACAGGGTCCGCGGTGCCAGCGCCAGCCAGCGCGTGGTCGAGGTGGTACGGGCGCGCGAGAGCACGCCGAAGGACGATAGCCAGCCGAACATGTCGCCTCCCGGTATGGGACGAGGAACGGAGGCCTGGCTTGCGCGGTCCGGGGAGGTCCCGCGTGGCTTGGCGTCGGGGAGAAGTGCGCTTACTTGGTAAGGATCAGCTTGTCGTTGCGAGTCAGGCGCAGGTGGTACTCGCTGCCCTGGTGCTCGATGACGAGCTCACGCGAACCGTCGAGGAGGTTCTTGCTCTCGATGCGCCGCGTCGCGACGGGGGTCGCCATGCGAAGGGGTACGACCTTGTCTCGGCCGCCGTTGTCGGTCAGGGGAAGCGTTCTCAGCAACATGGTCAGCTCCGCGGTTGAGGGTGCGGAGTTGATGATAATGATTCTCAATTACCTGTCAACAGGCAATGGGGTCTCTGCTGAGAAAACGCCGCCCGACGGCGGCGTCGTTTCAGCCCTCGCCGGCGAGCCGCGGGGCGTCGGCAAGCATCCCGGCCAGCGTCCGCTCCAGTTCTTCGAGGTCCGGAATGATCGCGGTGTCGTCCCGGACGAGCACCCGCGCACGCACACCGAACGGCAGGTCATGCCCGTCGTGGGTCGGCAACAGAAGCTCGGCATTGAGCGTGGTCAGGCGCGGGAAGCCGTGGGTCACCACGGCGATGTACGGCAGCCCTGCCGTATTGCCGAGCGCCTTCAGCACGGCGACGCGGGCGGCCTGCGGCGGTGCGTCGTCGGGCAGGCGGGCCACATGGTCGAAACGCACCAGCGGAATGCTCCAGCCACGCCAGGCGATGCGCCCCAGCAGCCAATCGGGCGCATCGGCGACCGGCTCGACGCCAGCCAGGGTAATGACTTCCGCCACCGCGGCGTTCGGCAGCAGCAGGCGTACGCCCGCGCTGGGAATCAGGACGCAGCGGATCTCTCGCGGTAACGGCTCGCTCATGGGAATTCCTCGATCAGTTTCTGCGCCAGCGCCGCGACGTCGCCGGCATAGGCCGCCACACGCTCTTCGCGGATACCCGCGACCATGTGGCCATGCGCCTCTTCCACCGGCACGCTTTCCACCCAGACGCGACCGCCGGCGTCATAAACCGCCTGCGCTCCCGCCACGGCATCGTTCCCGCGACCGGCGAACACGATGGCCAGCGCGTCGCCACCGAACCCGCCGGCCAGCGTGCTCAGGACACCGTCGATCGACGGGCCCGCACTGCCGGTCGCGCTGGCGTCCTCGCGCACCGTGACGCTGCCGTCGCGGCGGATCTGTACGTGCGACCCGCGCGGCACCACCAAGCGCTCGCCGTGGGCCGTATGGTCCTGCTCGCCGGCGATTCGCAGATCGCCCAGACGACGCGCGAATGCCTGGGTGTCGTCATGATGCGCGACGACGAGAAGCACCGCGGGAAGACGTGCGGGGACCGCGGCCAGGAACGCGGCGATCGACGCTTCGCTTTCGCCTGCGCCGCCGAGGGCGATCACCCGGCGCACGGCACGCGAGCTGCCTTCGAGGAACATCTCGTGAGAGAACTCGCCATCGGTGCGCGGCGCGATGGCTTCTTCCATCGAGACCAGTTCGAGCGTGAAGCCCGCCTCGATGCCGTGCGTCCCGTCGTCGACGATGTCCTGTGCGAGGTATTCCGCAGCCGTGAGCGTTTCGATACCGAACTCCGAAGCGGGCGGGCGAGCCACCGTTTCGGGCACGACGGCGTCGTGGTCGATCAGGTCCCATTCGGGCGCCGGGGGCGGTACGTATTCGGTGGCGCGGCCTTCGATCTCCAGCTTCGGCGTGCCTGCCTGCGCCGTGCCCGGCAGGGCATCGTCCTCAGGTGCGAGCGAGAACTGGCTCAGGTCGAATTCGCGTTCCGGTGCGGGCGACGGCGGCGGCGTTTCGTCGATGACCTCGAAGCCGGACAGATCGAGCGACGCCAACTCGGTCAGTTCGACCGGTGCGGACGGCACCTCGTCCAGGCCGTCCGTGCTGATCGCGGAGGCATCGGTGTCGGCCAGCAGCGCTTCGAGTTCGGCGGCGAGCTCCGTCGGATCGGCCCCCTCACCGTCGTGTTCGCCCGTGGCGGACAGCGTGGTCGAAAAGGCCAGTTCGTCGGGCACATCGTCCTCGACACCCGGCACGGCATCCATCGACACAGGCGCAGGCTTGTCGACGGATGCCATCGGCTCCTCGGGATAACCGTGCGTACCCGTGATGGCCAGGTCATCGACCAGGGGTTCGTTGAAGGTCTCTTCGGCCGGTGCGGCAACGCCGGCCATCGCGACCACACGCGGTTCGATGGCTCGGGCGTCTTCGGGGCGTGGCGGATCCATCGGTGACACGCCGACCAGCTTTGCCGCGAGATGCCGGGCCCAGCGGGCGCGGTCCCAGCCTTCCAGCGCGCGGCTCACGTCCGCATCGTTGAACACCAGGCGCGGATGTCCGCCTTCGACCGTGTCGTACAGACGGTCGAGGTCGTCATCACTGGGGTCGTCGAGGTCGACCACGACCACATCGGCCGACGAACCGACCAGTTCGGCGGGCGCGAAGGCACGAAGGTCCGATTCATAGACGATCGTCGCGCCCTGCTCGACCAGCGCGTCGCGCAGGTGTCCGGACAGCGCTGAGTCGTCGAACAGTAACGCCACCAGGGGCGCACGATCACCCATGGTGAACTCCGAGCACATCGTTGATCTGGATGACCAGATCGTTTTCCTGATACGGCTTGCCGATGTAACGGTCCACGCCGATGTCGAACGCGCGCTGACGATGTTTGTCGCCGGTACGCGAGGTGATCATGATGATGGGCACGCCCGCCAGACGCTCATCGGCCTTCATCTGCGTCGCCAGTTCATAGCCGTCCATGCGTGGCATCTCGATGTCGAGCAGCATCAGGTCGGGCACGCGCTCATTGAGCTTTTCGAGCGCGTCGATACCGTCCTTCGCCGTCATCACCTCGAACTCGTGACGCTCCAGCACGCGGCCGGTGACCTTGCGCATGGTGATCGAATCGTCGACCACCATGACCAGCGGCTTCACGCGGATCTCGTCCTGCGCGCGCGGTGCGTGCGGGATGGCCGCCTCGGCTTCGAAGGCGCGGCGAGCCATGCCATGACGCACCAGGGGCGCGAGGTCGAGAATCATCAGCACCGAACCGTCGCCCATGATCGTCGCGCCGAGGATACCCGGCACCGAGCTGACCTGCGGACCGACCGGCTTGACCACGATTTCGCGCGAGCCGAGCACGGCATCGACACGGATCGCGGCACGCAGGTCGCCCGAGCGAGCGAGCAGCAGCGGAATATCGCCCTCGTCCGGCGACGCGACGATATGCACGCCCAGCAGCTGCGGCAGGTCGTGGATGGCGAACTCTTCACCCAGATAGTCGAACGCGGGCTGCTCGTCGGCCATGCGGTGGGCAAGCTCGTTCGGCTCCACACGCGCCACGCCGTTGACCGAGGTCATCGGGATGGCGAAGTTCGTTTCACCGATGCGCACGATCAGGGCCTGGGTCACCGCGAGGGTGAACGGCAGGCGCATCACGAAGGTCGTACCGCTGCCCTTCTCCGATTCGATCGCCAGCGTGCCGCCGAGCTGCTTGATCTCGTTGGCGACCACGTCCATACCGACACCACGACCGGCTACCTGGGTGACCTTCTCCGCGGTGGAGAAGCCCGGTACCTGGGTGAGCTGAAGGATCTGGTCGTCGGAAACACGGGCATCCGGACGCAGCAGGCCGCGCTCGATCGCCTTGGCGCGAATGGCATCGCGGTCCATGCCGGCACCGTCGTCGGACAGGCGTACCACGACCTCGGTGGCTTCGCGCGCCACCTGGATACGCACCGTGCCTTCCGGATGCTTACCGTTGGCTTCGCGAGTGTCCGGTGTCTCGATACCGTGGGCGACCGCGTTACGCAGCATGTGCTCGAACGGCGCCTTGATACGGTCGAGCATGTTGCGGTCCATTTCGCCGTTGGCGCCTTCCACCACCAGCTGCGCCCGCTTGCCAACGTCGTTGGCGGCCTGGCGGAGCGTGCGGCGAAGGTTGGGCACCATCGCGTCGAACGGCAACATGCGGGTCTGCATGAGACCTTCCTGCAGTTCCGCGTTGACCCGCTGCTGCTGGAGCAGAAGGTTTTCGGACTGACGGGTAAGCTCATCGAGGATCGTCTGCAGCGAGACCAGATCGGATACCGACTCGGCCAGCGCTCGCGAGTACTGCTGAAGCTGCGAGAAGCGATCGAGTTCGAGCGGATCGAACGTCGCCGATCCGGTATCGCGGTGTTCCTGGTGGTAACGCGCGATGATCTGCGCTTCGGTTTCGATTTCGAGCATGCGCAGCTGGCTGCGCAGACGGCTGACCGTCTGCTCGTGCTCGGTGAGCGTCGAGCGGAAGCTGGCCGTCTGCTGTTCCAGGCGCGAGCGGTAGATCGACACTTCGCCGGCGTGGTTCACCAGCGTGTCGAGCATGTCCGCGCGGACACGGATCTGTTCCTGCGACGCGCGCTGCAGTTCTTCTTCCTCGAATTCCGGCAGCAGGTCCGGCAGTTCGTGGTCGAGGACAGGAATGACTTCCGGTTCCGGCAGGGGCTCGGTCGCCGGGATGTACTCGGCGGCCTCGCGCTCTTCACGGTAAGCCTCGGCGGTCAGCGTATCCGGTGCGATGGGCGCGCCGGCCAGGCGTGCGAACGGCTCGATGTCGGCATCGCTGAGCGCGATCGCGCGGTTCTGCGCGATGCTCTGGATCATGCCGTGCAGACGATCGAAACCGACTTCCATCGCTTCGATGGAGGCGCGGTCGCTTTCGCGCTGGCCCGTGGCCACCGCGTCGAGCAGGGCTTCCATCGCATGCGCGAAGTCGCCGACCGGCGCCAGGCCAGCCATGCGCGCACTGCCCTTCAGCGTGTGCAGATCGCGCTGCAGCGAGGTGACGTGTTCCGCCACCTGCGGCTCGATGCGCCATGCGGCGAGCGCGCCGTCGGCGTGATCCAGAATCTCGCGGCCTTCCTCGACGAACACCTCGAGCAGGTCGGGATCGATATCGGCATACGGCGAAAGCTCCGGCACCAGGGCCGGTGCCGGCTCGTCCACCGGCGTATGCACCGGCGCGGCGACCGGTTCATGCGACTGGTCTTCGATGAGAACGGGCTCGGCCACGGCGGGCTCGGCCACGTCTTCCGGCTGAGCCACGTCTTCCGGCTCGGCCACTTCGTCCGGCTCGGCCACTGCTCGCGGCTCAGCGGCTTCTTCCGGCTCAGCCAGCTCGAACGATGCTTCGGACTCCGCCATGTCAGCGGCGTACGGCGCTACTTCCGGAGCCTCGGCCTGGTCGACAGGTATTTCCTCGGCCACCGGCTCGAAGACGGGCTCGGTGGGAGCCGACTCTGCCGGCGCGTCGGGACCCGCCGACGCCAGCGGATCGGGATCGACAAACGAATCCTCTTCCGACGGCGTCTCGTCGATCACTTCATCGTCGGCGGAAACGACCTCCCCGACACGCGAATCCTCGACACGCGGTTCGACGAGGCCATCGTCGGTATGCGGCACGTCACCGTCGTGCGACATCGGCTGCGGCAATGCTTCCGCTTCGGCTTCGGCGTTGGCTTCCGCTGCCGCGTCGACCGACGGCCCGGCCGGCGTCGTCGCCGCGGCATCGAATCCCTCCACCAGCGCGCGCCAGGCAGCCGCTTCGTCGACGTCGTACTTCGCGATCGGCTCGACCACGCCTTCCGGTTTGTCGACCTCGAAACGTTCGAACGAAGCGAGCAGCTCGGCCGTGAGATCGTCCGTGCTGTCGATCGGCTCGACGGGCGCCAGCTCGATCCCGGGAATGGCCTGACTGTCCGTCTCGGCGTCGATGTCGGCCTGAAGCTCGGCGAGCGTCAGCTCCTGCTCTTCGGACGTTTCGGATTCAGGCTCCACGTCGGCGACGACGTCGGCTTTCGTTTCGACCGCGGGCGGAGCGGCAGCCTCGAGCTCGGCCAGCTCACGGGCCAGCATCGCTTCCAGCTCGGCTTCGAGATCCCCCGGAGCGGCAGCATCCTCTTCCACGCTGTCGTCGGCGAGGGTTTCCGTGTCGAGCGACGACCCGGAGGCCACGTCGTCTTCCGGCAAGACCTCGTCCACGACCGGCGGCGGGACGTCGTCGACGACGTTCGCAACGTGCGGCACGACGTCTTCGATGTTGTCGATGTTGTCGATGTCGGCGACGACCGGCGTCGCGGACGCCGCGTCGACGGGCGTCTCGTCCAGCGGCAGCGGATCGGGCTCGTACAGGATGTGCGCGACCGTCGCTTCGGGCTGTTCGTCGCGCATGGCGATGATATGTGCCGCCAGCGCGGCCACGTCCGGTACGCGCGGATCCGGGGTGTCGAACTGGTCCATCACGTGATCGACGAGATCGGCCGTATCGGTCAGCGCGTCTACGCCTTCGACACGCAGCGGCAGGCCGCTGGCACGAACGCGCTTGATCAGGCCTTCCAGCGGTGCGAGCACCTGGATGAGCACCGGGATGTCGACCATACCGATGGCACCGTGCAACGTGTGCACGGCACGCAGCAGCGCGTCGTCGACAAACAGTTCGCCGTCGCCGGCGCGGGCCAGGTTGGCACGAATGATCGTGAGGTACTGGGCCACCTCGGTACGCAGGATGT from Luteibacter mycovicinus includes:
- a CDS encoding chemotaxis protein CheB, whose translation is MGDRAPLVALLFDDSALSGHLRDALVEQGATIVYESDLRAFAPAELVGSSADVVVVDLDDPSDDDLDRLYDTVEGGHPRLVFNDADVSRALEGWDRARWARHLAAKLVGVSPMDPPRPEDARAIEPRVVAMAGVAAPAEETFNEPLVDDLAITGTHGYPEEPMASVDKPAPVSMDAVPGVEDDVPDELAFSTTLSATGEHDGEGADPTELAAELEALLADTDASAISTDGLDEVPSAPVELTELASLDLSGFEVIDETPPPSPAPEREFDLSQFSLAPEDDALPGTAQAGTPKLEIEGRATEYVPPPAPEWDLIDHDAVVPETVARPPASEFGIETLTAAEYLAQDIVDDGTHGIEAGFTLELVSMEEAIAPRTDGEFSHEMFLEGSSRAVRRVIALGGAGESEASIAAFLAAVPARLPAVLLVVAHHDDTQAFARRLGDLRIAGEQDHTAHGERLVVPRGSHVQIRRDGSVTVREDASATGSAGPSIDGVLSTLAGGFGGDALAIVFAGRGNDAVAGAQAVYDAGGRVWVESVPVEEAHGHMVAGIREERVAAYAGDVAALAQKLIEEFP